The window GAAAAATGGCTCTTTTAGCAAAAGTTCAGGATGAGGCTGGCCACGGCTTATATCTTTATTCTGCCACTGAAACATTAGGAGACGGAAGCATCAGAGCAGACAGGGATGCAACTTATGATGATATGCTGGAAGGAAAAGCAAAATATTCAAGTATTTTCAATTATCCAACCTTAAGTTGGGCGGACATTGGTGCGATCGGATGGTTGGTAGATGGTGCTGCGATTATGAACCAGGTAATGCTGATGGGGAACTCGTATGGCCCTTATTCAAGAGCGATGGTGAAGATCTGTAAAGAAGAATCTTTCCACCAAAGACAAGGCTATGAAATTTTGATGGCATTGTGCCGTGGTACAAAACAACAGAAAGAAATGGCTCAGGCTTCATTAAACCGTTTCTGGTGGCCGGCTCTGATGATGTTCGGACCAAACGATGACAGCTCGCCAAACTCTAAAATCTCTATGAACTACAGAGTAAAAAGAGAAAGTAACGACAGTCTTCGTCAGAGATTTATCGATGTTACTGTTTCTCAGGCTGAATTCTTAGGATTAACCATTCCTGATAAAGATCTGAAGTGGAACGAGGAAAGACAGCATTATGATTTCGGAGAACTTCCGTGGGATGAATTCATGGAAATCTTAAAAGGAAACGGGCCTTGCAACAAAAAACGTATCGAAACGAAACGAAAGGCGCAAAGAGAAAATTCCTGGGTAAAAGAAGCAGCAGCTGCTTTTGCTGAGAAACAACAAAAAGAAGTAATATAATTTAATGTATTCATTTGAAAATGTGCTGATTTGAAAATATA of the Chryseobacterium aureum genome contains:
- the paaA gene encoding 1,2-phenylacetyl-CoA epoxidase subunit PaaA gives rise to the protein MDLEKFVQYVHEENKVEPKDVMPDDYRKLLVRQISQHAHSEIVGMLPEANWISRAPSLRRKMALLAKVQDEAGHGLYLYSATETLGDGSIRADRDATYDDMLEGKAKYSSIFNYPTLSWADIGAIGWLVDGAAIMNQVMLMGNSYGPYSRAMVKICKEESFHQRQGYEILMALCRGTKQQKEMAQASLNRFWWPALMMFGPNDDSSPNSKISMNYRVKRESNDSLRQRFIDVTVSQAEFLGLTIPDKDLKWNEERQHYDFGELPWDEFMEILKGNGPCNKKRIETKRKAQRENSWVKEAAAAFAEKQQKEVI